Genomic segment of Salvia miltiorrhiza cultivar Shanhuang (shh) unplaced genomic scaffold, IMPLAD_Smil_shh original_scaffold_233, whole genome shotgun sequence:
CCTATACATACACATATacagagagagacagagagagagagagatggcagacAAGCCGAGCAGAGCCCTCGTATTGTACGGTGACGGGCTGGCCCGATTCATGAGCCCGGCCCAGACCCACCTCAATTCTCTCGCTTCTCGGGCCCTCTGCGGCTTCCTCGCCCTCCCTCATTCGCCTCAATCAGGTAATCATCTTCTATTTAATCAATTGCACTTTCATTGTGAAAAGAgtgtctttttcttttttttaatttaatttactttttgcccttttattttatatttgttttgatggttTTAGCTTATTTCTGGTGATTGGTTGTATTCAATTTCAATGAGCTGGTTGATTCTCGATTGCTTAGGTGCTGCATTTGCTGTTATAGAATTGGAATTGCGAACTTGAATGATGATTGTGAGACGGAATTATACTTTATTTGCATATTTGGAGAATAATGATAGCTTCTATCAAACTCAATTGAAATATGTTGATTGCTCTTTCCTAGTTTTAGCTGATCATTTGAGAGAATAATCAGAAATGGAGTTTGATTTGTACGAGAAAATATGTTGTCTGTATTTGTAGTCAGTGAAAAATCTTGTCTTGGTCTTGACAAGGCCTTCAAACTTTGATATTGTGAGGATTTTTTGTTGCCCCAAATTCTTGGAAAAGCTCGATTTTTGTGTTTTTCGTATGTGTAGAAGTGCctcttgtctatgtgtttagcttggatttttttttttcttgtttttttgtCTATGGGAGTATTGGCATCTCTCGTGGTTTTCTTGATCTTGTTTGATGGAGACattttttgcattttaaatATTGAGATTTACTTGGAATTACATTGCAGAAAATGAGGATATGAGGATAGTTAGGGAGTTTGCGGAGTTGCTTGATGCAAACGAAGCATATGAAAGCTCGGTGAGATGGGATGATCTAAATGGTTTAATCCACGTATGCTATTTGTGATGATCTTTTGACGAGAATGTGAAATCTTACAGCTTATTGCAATCCTCTTTTAGGTTGCAAGAGGAATACGTGAAGATACACCTCAAGAAAAGTGTGCATTCCCATCTGTAGCAGAGAGGTTCGTTTGTTAAAATGGTTTTGTGTGCTCGATTGATCTATCTATAAACGAAACAAATGTTATAGGTTGTTTCTTGATTCCAATTTCAGGTTCATGGGAATGAAGGCGGCTTTAGTCACTGACAACTCAAGTATGAAGTCTTTCGGAGGTATGGTTGGCTTCAAAGTGTATTCCTGGAACGAAATGTCTGGTTCCAGCGCTGAGTCGTCTCATTTGGCTTCCGAGTTGTTGAAACTGCTTGGATTTCAGGAAGGGAAGATATTGGATTCAAGCATCTTTGAGTTGGTTTTCGTTCATATTGGAGCCAACTCGAAGATGAATGGGGTCGAGGGCATAGATCTTGTAGACCGTTTGGTCGGTGATTTCTTACACAAGGCGGTGTCCGAAAGTTATATCGGCTCTAGGCTGCACATGTCTGTTATTATGAGCTACGGGGCTACGTTGGGAGACGAGGATCTACAACTCTCAGTTTCAAATGTTACAAATAAGGACGTTGGTGAACTTTCACGCCTTTTCCCGCGTCAAAGTTACACGATGAAAGGTGGGAAACCAAGGGAAAATATTAGGTATAAGTTGGTGTCTTTGTGGAATGTGTTTTCTAACACTAAGACTATGATGCTAGCTAGCTAACCAATTCCTTTTACAGGCAGCACTGTCCAATGCTACTAGCCCAGTATCAGCATGCTGCGACGCGCGTTGATGCAGCGAAATCGTTCGCGTTTAGAGATTTTCTTGAGGTATTATACTCTTTGGCTCCATAATTGTGCTAGTATCATGAAACTAGAAACATGCATAAATCTCCACCTTGTGTGCTGTGTATAGCGACTAATGTTTGAACCTTTTTTAACAATTGTACCCCAACGATATTATAGATTAATACCCTACAATATCAATGTTGTTAACAATTTTACCCTATCATTCGATTTTTGGCGGCTGAGTGGTGACTCAGTGATGAGGACTAAATTGTGACCGTTCGGAACTACTAGTGTGTGCATACGTCAAAATGTGACCGTTTAGCCTCCGAAAATCGAATGATGGGGTATAATTGTAAACT
This window contains:
- the LOC131003605 gene encoding uncharacterized protein LOC131003605 isoform X1, which translates into the protein MADKPSRALVLYGDGLARFMSPAQTHLNSLASRALCGFLALPHSPQSENEDMRIVREFAELLDANEAYESSVARGIREDTPQEKCAFPSVAERFMGMKAALVTDNSSMKSFGGMVGFKVYSWNEMSGSSAESSHLASELLKLLGFQEGKILDSSIFELVFVHIGANSKMNGVEGIDLVDRLVGDFLHKAVSESYIGSRLHMSVIMSYGATLGDEDLQLSVSNVTNKDVGELSRLFPRQSYTMKGGKPRENIRQHCPMLLAQYQHAATRVDAAKSFAFRDFLENGGNLVIPVDRFLHEVAFKLWKAPKYGA
- the LOC131003605 gene encoding uncharacterized protein LOC131003605 isoform X2, with product MADKPSRALVLYGDGLARFMSPAQTHLNSLASRALCGFLALPHSPQSENEDMRIVREFAELLDANEAYESSVARGIREDTPQEKCAFPSVAERFMGMKAALVTDNSSMKSFGGMVGFKVYSWNEMSGSSAESSHLASELLKLLGFQEGKILDSSIFELVFVHIGANSKMNGVEGIDLVDRLVGDFLHKAVSESYIGSRLHMSVIMSYGATLGDEDLQLSVSNVTNKDVGELSRLFPRQSYTMKGSTVQCY